GGCTCGGCGGCCACCGGTCGGGTGGGACCGGTCACGGCAGCTGCCCGGGCCAACCGGCACTACCCGGCGCGCCGGTCGGTGCCGGCGTGGCCTGTTGCCGGGGGGCCACCGACGGCAGCGGGATGGTCGACATCACCCGGTGCACCACGTGGTCGGCGGGTACGTCGTCGGCGAGCGCGTCGTAGCTGAGCACCAGCCGGTGGCGCAGAATGTCGGGGGCGATGTCCTGCACGTCCTGCGGCAGGGCGTAGTCGCGGCCCCGCAGCAACGCCAACGCGCGGGTGGCCCGGACCAGACCGAGCGAGGCGCGCGGACTGGCACCGTACTGGATCAGTTGCGCGACGTCGGGCATGCCGTGCTCCGCCGGGGTACGGGTGGCCAGCACCAGCCGGACCGCGTAGTCGACGAGTGCGTTGTGGACGAATACCTGATCCGCCTTGCGCTGCAGGGTCAGCAGGTCGGTGGTGGTGAAGACCGGCGCCGGCACGGGCGGGGCCACTCCCATCCGGTAGACGATCTCCCGCTCCTCGGCATCGGTCGGATACCCCACCACGATCTTCATCAGGAACCGGTCCCGTTGCGCCTCCGGCAGCGGGTACACGCCCTCCTGCTCGATCGGGTTCTGGGTGGCCATCACCAGGAACGGGTCCGGCACCCGGTGGGACTCGCCGCCGATGGAGACCTGACGCTCGCTCATCACCTCCAGCAGGGCCGACTGCACCTTGGCCGGGGCCCGGTTGATCTCGTCGGCGAGCAGGAAGTTGACGAACACCGGCCCCAGCTCGACGTCGAACTTCTCGCTTGACTGCCGGTAGATCCGGGTGCCCATGATGTCGGCGGGGACCAGGTCCGGCGTGAACTGCACCCGGGCGAAGGAGCCACCGACCACCCGGGCCATGGTCTCCACGGCGAGGGTCTTGGCCACCCCGGGCACCCCCTCCAGGAGGCAGTGCCCCCGGGCGAGCAGCGCGACGAACATCCGCTCGACCATCCGGTCCTGTCCGACGATCACCCGCTTGATCTCGAAGAGCGCCCGCTCCACCAGGGTGGCGTCCTGCGCCGGCGTCGTCTGCGGTACGGCTCCACCCGGGTACGGCCGCGGGCCGGACGCCC
Above is a window of Micromonospora yangpuensis DNA encoding:
- a CDS encoding AAA family ATPase, yielding MAQPTTPDAPTPADGATPDGSAPQPTPDASGPQPGASGPRPYPGGAVPQTTPAQDATLVERALFEIKRVIVGQDRMVERMFVALLARGHCLLEGVPGVAKTLAVETMARVVGGSFARVQFTPDLVPADIMGTRIYRQSSEKFDVELGPVFVNFLLADEINRAPAKVQSALLEVMSERQVSIGGESHRVPDPFLVMATQNPIEQEGVYPLPEAQRDRFLMKIVVGYPTDAEEREIVYRMGVAPPVPAPVFTTTDLLTLQRKADQVFVHNALVDYAVRLVLATRTPAEHGMPDVAQLIQYGASPRASLGLVRATRALALLRGRDYALPQDVQDIAPDILRHRLVLSYDALADDVPADHVVHRVMSTIPLPSVAPRQQATPAPTGAPGSAGWPGQLP